In Hirundo rustica isolate bHirRus1 chromosome 2, bHirRus1.pri.v3, whole genome shotgun sequence, one genomic interval encodes:
- the EIF2S3 gene encoding eukaryotic translation initiation factor 2 subunit 3, with product MAGDEAGVTLGQPHLSRQDLGTLDVTKLTPLSPEVISRQATINIGTIGHVAHGKSTVVKAISGVHTVRFKNELERNITIKLGYANAKIYKLDDPSCSRPECYRSCGSSTPDEFPTDIPGTKGNFKLVRHVSFVDCPGHDILMATMLNGAAVMDAALLLIAGNESCPQPQTSEHLAAIEIMKLKHILILQNKIDLVKESQAKEQYEQILAFVQGTVAEGAPIIPISAQLKYNIEVVCEYIVKKIPVPLRDFTSEPRLIVIRSFDVNKPGCEVDDLKGGVAGGSILKGVLKVGQEIEVRPGIVSKDSEGKLMCKPIFSKIVSLFAEHNDLQYAAPGGLIGVGTKIDPTLCRADRMVGQVLGAVGALPEIFTELEISYFLLRRLLGVRTEGDKKAAKVQKLSKNEVLMVNIGSLSTGGRVSAVKADLGKIVLTNPVCTEVGEKIALSRRVEKHWRLIGWGQIRRGVTIKPTVDDD from the exons ATGGCGGGTGACGAGGCGGGAGTGACTCTGGGGCAGCCGCACCTCAGCCGGCAGGATCTGGGCACCTTG GATGTTACCAAGTTGACGCCTCTTTCACCAGAAGTCATCAGCAGACAAGCAACAATTAACATAG GTACAATTGGTCATGTAGCCCATGGAAAGTCGACAGTAGTCAAAGCTATATCTGGAGTTCATACTGTCAGATTTAAAAATGAACTGGAAAGAAATATCACAATCAAGCTGGGTTATGCTAATGCAAAG atttACAAGCTGGATGACCCAAGCTGCTCTCGACCAGAGTGTTACCGATCCTGTGGAAGTAGCACCCCAGATGAGTTTCCTACAGATATTCCTGGCACCAAAGGGAACTTTAAACTAGTCAG GCATGTCTCTTTTGTGGATTGTCCTGGCCACGATATTTTGATGGCGACCATGTTGAACGGTGCAGCAGTAATGGATGCCGCTTTACTACTGATAG CTGGTAATGAGTCCTGCCCTCAACCCCAGACCTCAGAACATCTAGCTGCTATAGAAATCATGAAACTGAAGCACATTTTGATTCTACAGAATAAGATTGACTTGGTGAAAGAGAGCCAGGCTAAAGAACAGTATGAACAGATTCTTGCATTTGTACAAG GTACAGTTGCAGAAGGAGCTCCAATAATTCCAATCTCAGCACAGCTGAAGTacaacattgaggtggtttgCGAGTACATAGTGAAGAAAATCCCGGTCCCTTTGCGAGACTTCACATCTGAACCACGGCTCATTG TAATTAGATCTTTTGATGTCAACAAGCCTGGCTGTGAAGTTGATGACCTTAAGGGAGGTGTTGCTGGTGGCAGTATTCTAAAGGGTGTTTTAAAG GTGGGCCAGGAAATTGAGGTGCGGCCTGGTATTGTGTCCAAGGACAGTGAAGGCAAACTCATGTGCAAGCCAATCTTTTCCAAAATTGTGTCACTCTTTGCTGAACACAACGATCTACAGtatgctgctccaggaggccttatAG GTGTTGGCACTAAGATCGATCCCACTTTGTGCCGGGCTGACCGCATGGTGGGCCAAGTTCTTGGTGCAGTTGGGGCACTGccagaaatatttacagagcTAGAAATTTCCTACTTCTTGCTGAGACGACTCCTGGGTGTGCGCACTGAAGGAGACAAGAAAGCTGCAAAG GTGCAAAAATTATCGAAAAATGAAGTTCTAATGGTAAACATAGGATCCTTGTCTACTGGAGGGAGAGTCAGTGCTGTAAAGGCTGATTTGGGGAAGATTGTGCTAACTAACCCTGTATGCACAGAAGTGGGAGAAAAAATTGCTCTGAGTCGAAGAGTTGAGAAACACTGGCG tttAATTGGTTGGGGTCAGATCAGAAGAGGAGTGACAATCAAGCCAACTGTTGATGatgactga